The sequence ATCCGTGTTCCGCGCGGCATCGCAGCCAGGGCCTGACTCATTTCCATCCTGGGATTTCGCTACGGAAGAAGAACACAACCATGAGCACCATCATCACGATCATGATCGTGGGCCCCATGGGTATCTCCATTAAATACGGCTAATTGTTGATTGCACCGCCTGGCCGGTAGTGGCCAAGCGAGCGCATAAAAAAACCCGCCGATTGGCGGGTATCAACAACCAGGCGTTGAAATGCCTAGCGCTTGTTGACTGCGTCTTTAAACGCTTTGCCAGCCGTAAACTTAACGGTCTTGGCAGCTGGAATCTTGATGGATTCGCCAGTCTTTGGGTTACGGCCAGTGCGCGCAGCGCGCTTGCCCGAACCAAAGCTGCCAAAACCAATCAACTGGACCGCGTCACCCTTCGACACGGTCTTTTTGATGACTTCGAGCAATGTGTCCAGCGTTTCGCCGGTTTGAGCCTTGCTGGCGCCAGTCTGAGTTGCAACGGCGTCGATCAGTTCCTGTTTGTTCATTAAGGTTCCTTTCTAGGTTTGGGTTGACACGGACAGCGCGAACGCGCCGATTATACGTGCGCGGCTTGCGCCGTCTAGCGCTGGCGGCTCGGGAGTATCCCGGACAAGCACTCATAAACGCGTGACGGGAGCATACTGCAACACTTCTGTGCAGCCGCTCCAGCTTTGCGGCGGTTGCTATGATAGCTCAGCGGAAACCCAAGCAGGATAAGGGTTTCAAAGAATTCCACGAAGGCAGCGGAATTTTCACTGAAAAGTGTCGTTTTTCCTCATGAATGCCTCTTCTATCCGCCGCGAGCCTTATTTCATCGGGGTTTACGTTGGTTTTTGCCAACGTTCGCCGCATCGTTTTTACGCCGGCAACGCTGTTTACTCCTGCTCCCTCTTTTTTCCAGGCGCTTTTAGCTGCGCATGACTGAGCCGCGACATCCCCCTTCCAGCGCATTTCAACAAGCGAATCCCGCACAATCTTTTGCCGAACAACGCGGACAATACGATCCGGCTCAACTGATTGAAGCCCGGCAAGTGTTTTTAAATGGCAATGGCTTGCCCGGCCGTTGGCACCAGCGCCGTGTTTTCACGATTATTGAAGCCAGCTTCCACTTTGACTTCGGCGCAGTGCTCCGTTTTCTAGTGACTTGGGCCGCCTGGCGGGCCGATCCCGCGCGTTGCGAGCGGCTACATCTGGTTGCTGCGCAAATTCAGCCATTAAATGAAGCCGATCTGCGCGCCGCCCTTCGTGTGCTGGCACCTGATCCTGATAGCGCGCTGGCACACCTCGCAAAGACCCTCGCTGATGCCTGGCCAGTGCCCGTTCCCGGCGTCCACCGGCTGGAATTCGACCATGGCCAGGTCACGCTGACGCTGTTATTTAGCCCGCGCCATCACTCTCGTCACGCTGAGATCCACCCCGGCACTCATGCGTTGTCCACACTGGTGTTGCGTGCCGATGCGCTGTATCTGGATCTGGGTTTTCTGACGGCTCCTCCCGCGCCCGCCTTTTTCAAAACGCTGACGCGCTTCGCTGGCGAAAACGCGACGTTTGCTGCCCTCTGCGACGCAGACCATGCCCCGGCGCTACGGTCATTGCTGACACAAAGCGGTTTCGCTTGCACCGAATCGAGCCCATCCCAGCCCACCGCTAATTCAGATCAAATTTCAGCTCAAACGCCACGTCTGGTGCTAACCGGGCACTTCGCCCCCCGCTGGCAGGTAAGGCGGCACGAGCCCCCCATGCCATTGAATCCGCATGAACGGCATGCCATCGTGATTGGCGCAGGCCTCGCGGGTTGCGCGTTGATCGAGCGGCTCACCGCCCGTGGCTGGCACATCACCTCGCTGGAACGGCATGCGCGCGTAGCCCAGGAAGCCTCGGGCAATCCCGCTGGCGTGTTTCATCCGATGATGTCGCGCGATGACAATCTCGCCGCACGTCTGACCCGCGCCGGCTTTCTCTACGCCCTTCAACGCTGGACTGCACTCAGCGCCATGGGCTACCCGCCGTTGCGTGGTCCGGAAGGTTTGTTGCAAATCGCGGCTAGCTCCGATGAAGCTCAGGCGATGGCCGACACCGTCGCTGCACTGGCCTACCCCACTCGCTACGCTCAATCCGTCTCGTCAACCGAAGCACAA is a genomic window of Paraburkholderia bonniea containing:
- the mnmC gene encoding bifunctional tRNA (5-methylaminomethyl-2-thiouridine)(34)-methyltransferase MnmD/FAD-dependent 5-carboxymethylaminomethyl-2-thiouridine(34) oxidoreductase MnmC yields the protein MTEPRHPPSSAFQQANPAQSFAEQRGQYDPAQLIEARQVFLNGNGLPGRWHQRRVFTIIEASFHFDFGAVLRFLVTWAAWRADPARCERLHLVAAQIQPLNEADLRAALRVLAPDPDSALAHLAKTLADAWPVPVPGVHRLEFDHGQVTLTLLFSPRHHSRHAEIHPGTHALSTLVLRADALYLDLGFLTAPPAPAFFKTLTRFAGENATFAALCDADHAPALRSLLTQSGFACTESSPSQPTANSDQISAQTPRLVLTGHFAPRWQVRRHEPPMPLNPHERHAIVIGAGLAGCALIERLTARGWHITSLERHARVAQEASGNPAGVFHPMMSRDDNLAARLTRAGFLYALQRWTALSAMGYPPLRGPEGLLQIAASSDEAQAMADTVAALAYPTRYAQSVSSTEAQHLAGMPLAHGGWFYPHGGWIDPAALCAAQYAAAGARLERRFGIEVSRLSWLGDQWQVFDTSGQAVACAPVVIVANAHDAARIAGLRFAATQSVRGQLTLLPATAGLSRLRLPVIGTGYAVPLAGEVTLTGATYDIDDPDPTLRLAGHSENLERLSQMLPGIALNPSLQNLTGRVAFRCVTSDRLPMSGSLADETLALLHAQQLAGGHLADLPRASGLYGSFAFGSRGLVWAALSAELIAAQIEGEPLPLERELADALDPARFLLRALRHPLAS
- a CDS encoding HU family DNA-binding protein yields the protein MNKQELIDAVATQTGASKAQTGETLDTLLEVIKKTVSKGDAVQLIGFGSFGSGKRAARTGRNPKTGESIKIPAAKTVKFTAGKAFKDAVNKR